In the Brevundimonas mediterranea genome, CTCTTCCCCTCCGCACTGGACCGTCCCGCCTCATGATCGCATCGCCGCCCCGGATCGGAGGTCTGGACGTCCAGAGCTGGGGCGATCCCCAGGATCCGGTCGTCCTGCTGATCGGCGCGCCCCAGGGCCTGTCGCCTGATTGGCGGCGGTGGGTGCGGGCCCTGGTCGAGGCCGGGCGGCACGTCCTGCTGGCCGACGCTCTGGAGGCGGGCGACGAAGCGGCCGGCCTGCGCCGCCTGCTGACCGACATCTCGTCGCGGCCCGCCATCCTGTGTTCGGCCCAGACCCTGGCCGCCGTCGTCCCGGCCCTGGTCGTCACCGGCCCGGCCCTGGCCAGTTGCCTGATCGTGGCGGGCGAGGCGCCGGTCGAGGCGACCGCGCCGCTGGACGGCCTGCCGATCCTGACGCTGGATCCCGACGCCCCCGCCGATCCGGGCGAGACGGCCGACGCCGTCATCCTGGCCTTCCTGGAACGCCAGGCCCCGCGCGAGGCCCTGTATTACCAGGCCGGTTCCGATCCCCGCACCCTGCGCGACGCCCTGGGCTGTTTCGCCACCGGGGTGACGGTGGTGACGACCCTGGACGAGGCGGGGCAGCCGGTGGGCCTGACGGCCAACTCCTTCTCCTCGGTGTCGCTCGATCCGCCGCTGATCCTGTTCTGCCTGGCCCGCAGTTCGTCCAATCTGGAGCGGTTCCAGCGCGCGGCGCATTTCGCCATCAATGTGCTGCACATCGGCCAGCAGCCGATGTCGGGCGCCTTCGCCCGGTCCTCGGCCGAACGGTTCGACGGCGTGGCCTGGGAGACCTGGGACACCGGC is a window encoding:
- a CDS encoding flavin reductase family protein, giving the protein MIASPPRIGGLDVQSWGDPQDPVVLLIGAPQGLSPDWRRWVRALVEAGRHVLLADALEAGDEAAGLRRLLTDISSRPAILCSAQTLAAVVPALVVTGPALASCLIVAGEAPVEATAPLDGLPILTLDPDAPADPGETADAVILAFLERQAPREALYYQAGSDPRTLRDALGCFATGVTVVTTLDEAGQPVGLTANSFSSVSLDPPLILFCLARSSSNLERFQRAAHFAINVLHIGQQPMSGAFARSSAERFDGVAWETWDTGAPILSGSLASFECATHQVVEAGDHLVFIGRVTRARFEPRRDPLLYFRGRYRRLHFA